The proteins below come from a single Chiloscyllium punctatum isolate Juve2018m chromosome 22, sChiPun1.3, whole genome shotgun sequence genomic window:
- the LOC140493460 gene encoding uncharacterized protein, which yields MPGTVWPCVNTRYSVALCTHCQACVNTRYNVAVCTHCQACVNTRYSAALCTHCQACVNTRYNVAVCTHCQACVNTRYSAALCTHCQACVNTRYSAALCTYCQACVNTRYSAALCTYCQACVNTRYSVALCTHCQACVNTRYSAALCTYCQACVNTRYSAALCTHCQACVNTRYSAALCTYCQACVNTRYSAALCTHCQACVNTRYSAALCTHCQACVNTRYSAALCTYCQACVNTRYSAALCTYCQACVNTRYSAALCTHCQACVNTRYSAALCTHCQACVNTRYSAALCTHCQACVNTRYSAALCTHCQACVNTRYSAALCTHCQACVNTRYSAALCTHCQACVNTRYSAALCTHCQACV from the coding sequence ATGCCAGGTACAGTGTGGCCCTGTGTTAACACCAGGTACAGTGTGGCCCTGTGTACTCACTGCCAGGCCTGTGTTAATACCAGGTACAATGTGGCCGTGTGTACACACTGCCAGGCCTGTGTTAACACCAGGTACAGTGCGGCCCTGTGTACACACTGCCAGGCCTGTGTTAACACCAGGTACAATGTGGCCGTGTGTACACACTGCCAGGCCTGTGTTAACACCAGGTACAGTGCGGCCCTGTGTACACACTGCCAGGCCTGTGTTAACACCAGGTACAGTGCGGCCCTGTGTACATACTGCCAGGCCTGTGTTAACACCAGGTATAGTGCGGCCCTGTGTACATACTGCCAGGCCTGTGTTAACACCAGGTACAGTGTGGCCCTGTGTACTCACTGCCAGGCCTGTGTTAACACCAGGTACAGTGCGGCCCTGTGTACATACTGCCAGGCCTGTGTTAACACCAGGTACAGTGCGGCCCTGTGTACACACTGCCAGGCCTGTGTTAACACCAGGTACAGTGCGGCCCTGTGTACATACTGCCAGGCCTGTGTTAACACCAGGTACAGTGCGGCCCTGTGTACACACTGCCAGGCCTGTGTTAACACCAGGTACAGTGCGGCCCTGTGTACTCACTGCCAGGCCTGTGTTAATACCAGGTACAGTGCGGCCCTGTGTACATACTGCCAGGCCTGTGTTAACACCAGGTACAGTGCGGCCCTGTGTACATACTGCCAGGCCTGTGTTAACACCAGGTACAGTGCGGCCCTGTGTACACACTGCCAGGCCTGTGTTAACACCAGGTACAGTGCGGCCCTGTGTACTCACTGCCAGGCCTGTGTTAACACCAGGTACAGTGCGGCCCTGTGTACTCACTGCCAGGCCTGTGTTAACACCAGGTACAGTGCGGCCCTGTGTACTCACTGCCAGGCCTGTGTTAACACCAGGTACAGTGCGGCCCTGTGTACTCACTGCCAGGCCTGTGTTAACACCAGGTACAGTGCGGCCCTGTGTACTCACTGCCAGGCCTGTGTTAACACCAGGTACAGTGCGGCCCTGTGTACTCACTGCCAGGCCTGTGTTTAA